One window from the genome of Tachypleus tridentatus isolate NWPU-2018 chromosome 11, ASM421037v1, whole genome shotgun sequence encodes:
- the LOC143232373 gene encoding uncharacterized protein LOC143232373 isoform X2 yields MQCLRGSRGIMVLLFYILCLWTEVSAMCPMRCKCDDQSLRVLCANANLDVVPITLNPELRELILNNNHIKGIMASFSVYHNLEYLDISHNQLVDLGEYNFKMQGRLEFLLLSSNMISSVHNYSFVGLQQLKVLHLNENFLEDVPSRAFVHLPNLETLDLSRNRIIYISENAFEGLENIRGLLLRDNKLNHIPSAAFEDVPTLLKLDFGLNTIREVSEGAFAFLRQLEELSLDGCGLRRIDAKGFQQLSSLLVLKLHDNELQEIPTSALRIVNRLEELNIGQNKFKELKPRSFQKLKYLRTIQISGSPMFTSIRKNSFFDNVNLQKFIIAHNKNLNHVDSHTFDGLPNLKYVSFRGNAFTTFSYDLLPWDELTVLDVRDNPLSCDCKLLWLWKLLRNKNFSSDAPSDIVEVHCTTPPGLKNMLLLKVTQEDLGCYIENRRQQMIIGIIVAATIAVGVLVLLGFRYREKLAVALKNKWTSRRKEPQYQKTTCVEDESTVLQTTAQQSLKMIPVTEL; encoded by the coding sequence ATGCAGTGCTTGCGGGGATCACGTGGGATAATGGTTCTTCTCTTCTACATTTTATGTTTGTGGACAGAGGTCTCTGCCATGTGTCCCATGCGGTGTAAGTGTGACGATCAAAGCCTACGAGTTTTATGTGCTAATGCCAACCTAGACGTAGTCCCCATCACTTTGAATCCAGAACTTCGTGAACTTATTCTAAACAACAATCACATTAAAGGTATAATGGCCTCCTTTAGTGTATATCATAACTTGGAATACCTGGATATCTCACACAATCAGTTGGTAGATCTGGgagaatacaattttaaaatgcaGGGTCGCTTAGAATTTCTTCTATTAAGTAGTAACATGATCTCTTCAGTTCACAACTATTCTTTTGTTGGTTTACAGCAGCTGAAAGTGTTGCATTTAAATGAGAATTTTCTAGAAGACGTACCATCAAGAGCGTTTGTGCACTTACCTAACTTAGAAACACTAGATCTCTCACGaaacagaataatttatatttcggAAAACGCCTTTGAGGGACTCGAAAACATCCGGGGTCTATTGCTAAGAGATAACAAACTTAATCACATTCCATCTGCAGCGTTTGAGGACGTTCCTACATTGTTAAAACTAGATTTTGGGTTGAATACAATACGAGAAGTTTCGGAAGGAGCATTTGCTTTCCTCAGACAGCTTGAAGAGTTATCTCTAGATGGATGTGGTCTTCGGAGAATAGATGCTAAGGGATTTCAACAATTAAGCTCTCTTCTTGTCCTAAAACTTCACGATAATGAACTTCAAGAGATTCCCACATCAGCATTGCGTATTGTCAATCGTTTAGAAGAACTTAATATAGGCCAAAATAAGTTTAAAGAACTTAAGCCTCGTTCCTTCCAAAAGCTTAAATATCTTAGAACAATCCAAATCAGCGGCTCTCCAATGTTTACCAGCATTCGTAAAAACTCTTTTTTTGACAACGTTAATTTACAGAAATTTATTATAGCtcataataaaaacttaaatcaCGTTGATTCGCATACTTTTGATGGTCTTCCCAATCTGAAATACGTAAGCTTTCGTGGAAATGCTTTTACTACATTCAGTTATGACTTACTTCCTTGGGATGAGCTGACTGTTCTTGACGTTAGGGACAATCCATTGTCTTGCGACTGTAAACTGTTGTGGCTGTGGaaattattaagaaacaaaaatttttcAAGCGATGCTCCAAGTGACATAGTGGAAGTCCACTGCACAACTCCTCCTGGATTAAAAAATATGCTGCTTTTAAAAGTTACACAAGAAGATCTCGGgtgttacatagaaaatagaaGACAACAAATGATTATTGGTATTATAGTGGCTGCTACGATAGCAGTTGGTGTTCTAGTTTTGCTGGGTTTTCGTTATAGAGAGAAACTTGCTGTGGCTCTTAAGAATAAGTGGACCTCTAGAAGAAAGGAACCTCAGTACCAGAAAACAACCTGTGTTGAAGACGAAAGTACAGTGCTACAAACAACAGCTCAGCAATCGCTAAAGATGATACCAGTCACAGAACTGTAG
- the LOC143232373 gene encoding uncharacterized protein LOC143232373 isoform X1 yields MTCILVELLLNLITMQCLRGSRGIMVLLFYILCLWTEVSAMCPMRCKCDDQSLRVLCANANLDVVPITLNPELRELILNNNHIKGIMASFSVYHNLEYLDISHNQLVDLGEYNFKMQGRLEFLLLSSNMISSVHNYSFVGLQQLKVLHLNENFLEDVPSRAFVHLPNLETLDLSRNRIIYISENAFEGLENIRGLLLRDNKLNHIPSAAFEDVPTLLKLDFGLNTIREVSEGAFAFLRQLEELSLDGCGLRRIDAKGFQQLSSLLVLKLHDNELQEIPTSALRIVNRLEELNIGQNKFKELKPRSFQKLKYLRTIQISGSPMFTSIRKNSFFDNVNLQKFIIAHNKNLNHVDSHTFDGLPNLKYVSFRGNAFTTFSYDLLPWDELTVLDVRDNPLSCDCKLLWLWKLLRNKNFSSDAPSDIVEVHCTTPPGLKNMLLLKVTQEDLGCYIENRRQQMIIGIIVAATIAVGVLVLLGFRYREKLAVALKNKWTSRRKEPQYQKTTCVEDESTVLQTTAQQSLKMIPVTEL; encoded by the coding sequence AGCTCCTTTTGAATTTAATCACCATGCAGTGCTTGCGGGGATCACGTGGGATAATGGTTCTTCTCTTCTACATTTTATGTTTGTGGACAGAGGTCTCTGCCATGTGTCCCATGCGGTGTAAGTGTGACGATCAAAGCCTACGAGTTTTATGTGCTAATGCCAACCTAGACGTAGTCCCCATCACTTTGAATCCAGAACTTCGTGAACTTATTCTAAACAACAATCACATTAAAGGTATAATGGCCTCCTTTAGTGTATATCATAACTTGGAATACCTGGATATCTCACACAATCAGTTGGTAGATCTGGgagaatacaattttaaaatgcaGGGTCGCTTAGAATTTCTTCTATTAAGTAGTAACATGATCTCTTCAGTTCACAACTATTCTTTTGTTGGTTTACAGCAGCTGAAAGTGTTGCATTTAAATGAGAATTTTCTAGAAGACGTACCATCAAGAGCGTTTGTGCACTTACCTAACTTAGAAACACTAGATCTCTCACGaaacagaataatttatatttcggAAAACGCCTTTGAGGGACTCGAAAACATCCGGGGTCTATTGCTAAGAGATAACAAACTTAATCACATTCCATCTGCAGCGTTTGAGGACGTTCCTACATTGTTAAAACTAGATTTTGGGTTGAATACAATACGAGAAGTTTCGGAAGGAGCATTTGCTTTCCTCAGACAGCTTGAAGAGTTATCTCTAGATGGATGTGGTCTTCGGAGAATAGATGCTAAGGGATTTCAACAATTAAGCTCTCTTCTTGTCCTAAAACTTCACGATAATGAACTTCAAGAGATTCCCACATCAGCATTGCGTATTGTCAATCGTTTAGAAGAACTTAATATAGGCCAAAATAAGTTTAAAGAACTTAAGCCTCGTTCCTTCCAAAAGCTTAAATATCTTAGAACAATCCAAATCAGCGGCTCTCCAATGTTTACCAGCATTCGTAAAAACTCTTTTTTTGACAACGTTAATTTACAGAAATTTATTATAGCtcataataaaaacttaaatcaCGTTGATTCGCATACTTTTGATGGTCTTCCCAATCTGAAATACGTAAGCTTTCGTGGAAATGCTTTTACTACATTCAGTTATGACTTACTTCCTTGGGATGAGCTGACTGTTCTTGACGTTAGGGACAATCCATTGTCTTGCGACTGTAAACTGTTGTGGCTGTGGaaattattaagaaacaaaaatttttcAAGCGATGCTCCAAGTGACATAGTGGAAGTCCACTGCACAACTCCTCCTGGATTAAAAAATATGCTGCTTTTAAAAGTTACACAAGAAGATCTCGGgtgttacatagaaaatagaaGACAACAAATGATTATTGGTATTATAGTGGCTGCTACGATAGCAGTTGGTGTTCTAGTTTTGCTGGGTTTTCGTTATAGAGAGAAACTTGCTGTGGCTCTTAAGAATAAGTGGACCTCTAGAAGAAAGGAACCTCAGTACCAGAAAACAACCTGTGTTGAAGACGAAAGTACAGTGCTACAAACAACAGCTCAGCAATCGCTAAAGATGATACCAGTCACAGAACTGTAG